A single region of the Luteolibacter arcticus genome encodes:
- a CDS encoding fructosamine kinase family protein, whose protein sequence is MRSGAAPVDDSIAAALGSTVRGSCAVGGGCIHQARRLDLADGRCVFVKSGGGEDAAMLEAEARGLDLLAPQIRVPQLLGQGVMAGVRWLAMEWLDLRPLDSRSWENLGRALAALHRVTRPMFGLDHDNFIGATPQENGPLSSWCEFFIERRLKPQLRLASAHPLPAREILEAAEQLLADHHPPASLLHGDLWSGNAAALPDGNAIVFDPAPYFGDAETDLAMLQLFGGVLPAAFYSGYGLPDPAPNPRRRRLYDLYHALNHLNLFGNSYLPLVRRCLEGTR, encoded by the coding sequence ATGAGGAGCGGCGCGGCACCGGTGGATGACTCCATCGCAGCGGCGCTTGGCTCGACGGTTCGTGGGTCGTGTGCGGTTGGCGGCGGCTGCATTCATCAGGCGCGGAGGCTGGATCTGGCGGATGGCCGGTGCGTTTTCGTGAAGTCCGGTGGCGGGGAGGATGCGGCCATGCTTGAGGCTGAGGCACGGGGTTTGGACCTGCTCGCACCGCAGATCCGGGTGCCGCAATTGCTGGGGCAAGGTGTCATGGCAGGTGTCCGCTGGCTGGCCATGGAGTGGCTCGATCTTCGCCCGCTGGATTCCCGCTCGTGGGAAAACCTCGGGAGGGCGCTGGCGGCGCTTCATCGGGTCACCCGGCCGATGTTCGGGCTCGACCACGACAACTTCATCGGCGCCACGCCGCAGGAAAATGGTCCGCTTTCGTCGTGGTGCGAGTTCTTCATCGAGCGCCGGCTCAAGCCCCAGCTCCGCCTGGCAAGTGCCCATCCTCTCCCGGCGCGCGAAATTCTGGAGGCGGCGGAGCAGCTGCTGGCGGACCATCACCCGCCGGCGTCTCTGCTGCACGGCGACCTGTGGTCGGGAAATGCCGCCGCGCTGCCGGATGGAAACGCGATCGTTTTCGATCCCGCACCCTATTTCGGGGATGCCGAAACCGATCTGGCGATGCTCCAGCTTTTCGGCGGGGTGCTGCCGGCTGCCTTCTACAGCGGCTACGGGCTTCCGGATCCCGCGCCCAATCCTCGCCGCCGCCGGCTCTACGATCTCTACCACGCGCTGAATCATCTGAATCTCTTCGGAAACAGCTATCTCCCGCTGGTCCGGCGGTGCTTGGAGGGGACAAGGTGA
- a CDS encoding MBL fold metallo-hydrolase — MAIRFRVLGAAGRDNALHVEVDSGHAVRRLLFDCGEGCLSALTAGEVQAIDHVFFSHFHMDHVAGFDGFFRMNFAREGDSNRIWGPPGTGKILHHRFRSYLWNLHENLGATWRVSDIGEMEIRTWRYELPEAFETAHEEAAMVRDGLMILDEEDFTVEAMALDHLTASMAYKVTEKTRWNIDPQRLAALGLKPGPWLKTLKDRAALPDDAMVEGRSAGELRAELLVPTPGDSVAYLTDFLLDEATAEKVRRWLAGCRRMVCESQYRAVDLELAQKNYHMTADQVAALARDAGVEELVLIHVSSRYLREDRAALLAEAREIFPAARFPDGWGE; from the coding sequence ATGGCCATCCGCTTCCGGGTGCTCGGCGCGGCCGGGCGGGACAATGCACTTCACGTGGAGGTGGACAGTGGCCATGCCGTGCGCCGGCTGCTTTTCGACTGCGGCGAGGGCTGCCTGTCAGCCCTCACGGCGGGGGAGGTGCAGGCGATCGACCACGTCTTTTTCTCGCACTTCCACATGGATCATGTGGCGGGCTTCGACGGGTTTTTCCGCATGAATTTCGCCCGCGAGGGCGACAGCAACCGGATCTGGGGCCCACCGGGGACCGGGAAGATCCTGCATCACCGCTTCCGCAGCTACCTTTGGAATCTCCACGAAAACCTTGGCGCGACCTGGCGTGTCTCGGACATCGGCGAGATGGAGATCCGGACGTGGCGCTACGAATTGCCCGAGGCATTTGAAACCGCACACGAGGAAGCCGCCATGGTGCGCGACGGGCTGATGATCTTGGACGAAGAGGACTTCACCGTGGAGGCGATGGCGCTCGATCACCTGACCGCGAGCATGGCCTACAAGGTCACGGAGAAGACCCGCTGGAACATCGATCCACAGCGGCTGGCGGCGCTCGGGCTGAAGCCAGGCCCGTGGTTGAAGACGCTGAAGGACCGCGCGGCTTTGCCGGACGACGCGATGGTCGAGGGGCGGTCGGCGGGGGAGTTGCGGGCGGAGCTGTTGGTTCCGACGCCGGGCGATTCGGTGGCGTATTTGACCGACTTTCTGTTGGACGAGGCGACTGCGGAAAAGGTGCGTCGCTGGCTGGCGGGCTGCCGTCGCATGGTGTGCGAGTCGCAGTATCGTGCCGTGGATCTGGAGCTGGCGCAGAAGAATTACCACATGACCGCCGACCAAGTGGCCGCGCTGGCCCGTGATGCCGGGGTGGAGGAGCTGGTGCTAATCCATGTGTCCAGCAGGTATCTCCGGGAGGATCGGGCCGCGCTGCTTGCGGAGGCGCGGGAGATCTTCCCTGCGGCGCGCTTTCCCGATGGGTGGGGCGAGTAA